Proteins encoded within one genomic window of Flavobacterium oreochromis:
- a CDS encoding 2-isopropylmalate synthase: protein MENQKIKIFDTTLRDGEQVPGCKLNKEQKLTIASRLDELGVDVIEAGFPVSSPGDFEAVEAIAKLAQNASVCGLTRAVKQDIEVAARALEKAKKPRIHTGIGTSDSHIKYKFNTTKDEIIQRAVEAVSFAKKFVDDVEFYAEDAGRTDNEFLALICSEVISAGATVLNIPDTTGYCLPDEYGAKIKYLKENIRGIDQAILSCHCHNDLGLATANAVAGIINGARQIECTINGIGERAGNTSLEEIVMILRQHSDLGFTTNVNSKLLYQMSQLVSEQMGMIVQPNKAIVGSNAFAHSSGIHQDGVIKNRETYEIINPTDVGINESSIILTARSGRAALAYRAKKIGYELTKLQLDTVYQEFLKFADRKKEVVDEDVHKIIELSKIGIFA, encoded by the coding sequence ATGGAAAATCAGAAAATAAAGATTTTTGACACAACGCTTCGCGATGGCGAACAAGTACCAGGATGTAAACTAAATAAGGAGCAAAAACTAACTATTGCTTCTCGTTTAGATGAACTGGGTGTTGATGTAATTGAAGCAGGTTTTCCTGTTTCTAGTCCAGGAGATTTTGAAGCTGTAGAAGCTATTGCTAAATTAGCCCAAAATGCAAGCGTATGTGGTTTAACTCGAGCTGTAAAACAAGACATAGAAGTAGCGGCAAGAGCATTAGAAAAAGCTAAAAAACCACGTATTCATACAGGCATAGGAACTTCTGATTCTCATATAAAATATAAATTTAATACCACTAAAGACGAAATCATTCAGCGCGCAGTAGAAGCCGTTTCATTTGCAAAAAAATTTGTAGATGATGTCGAATTTTATGCTGAAGATGCAGGAAGAACAGATAATGAGTTCTTAGCACTAATTTGTAGTGAAGTAATCAGTGCAGGTGCTACTGTTTTAAATATTCCAGACACAACAGGTTATTGCTTACCTGATGAATATGGTGCAAAAATAAAATACTTAAAAGAAAATATTAGAGGAATAGATCAAGCTATATTATCTTGTCATTGCCATAATGATTTAGGCTTAGCTACTGCTAATGCTGTAGCAGGAATCATTAATGGTGCAAGACAAATAGAATGTACTATAAATGGAATTGGAGAAAGAGCTGGTAACACCTCCTTAGAAGAAATAGTAATGATTTTACGTCAGCATTCTGATTTAGGCTTTACTACTAATGTAAATTCAAAATTACTATATCAAATGAGTCAGTTAGTTTCTGAACAAATGGGAATGATTGTTCAGCCTAATAAAGCAATTGTAGGCTCTAATGCTTTTGCCCACAGTTCTGGCATTCATCAAGATGGGGTAATCAAGAATAGAGAAACTTATGAAATTATAAACCCAACTGATGTAGGTATTAATGAATCATCTATTATTCTTACAGCAAGAAGCGGTCGAGCAGCTTTAGCTTATCGCGCTAAAAAAATTGGTTACGAATTAACTAAATTACAACTAGATACTGTATACCAAGAATTTTTAAAGTTTGCTGATAGAAAAAAGGAAGTTGTAGATGAAGATGTACACAAAATTATAGAACTAAGTAAAATTGGAATATTTGCATAA
- the leuD gene encoding 3-isopropylmalate dehydratase small subunit, producing the protein MKKFTKLLSTAVPLPVENIDTDQIIPARFLKVTNKVGFGNNLFKDWRFDSFNKPIDSFVLNNSKYSGSILVAGDNFGCGSSREHAAWALTDYGFRVIVSSYFADIFKGNALNNGLLPIQVTPLFLIETLELLKSNPQTQIEINLESQTITVLDLNKTENFEIDPYKKICLINGYDDIDFLISNKPLIEAFEKSKISFKNKATI; encoded by the coding sequence ATGAAAAAGTTTACAAAATTATTATCTACAGCAGTACCATTACCTGTAGAAAACATAGATACAGATCAAATTATACCAGCACGTTTTTTAAAAGTTACTAACAAGGTAGGTTTTGGAAATAATTTATTTAAAGATTGGCGCTTTGACAGTTTTAATAAACCTATAGACTCCTTTGTTTTAAATAATTCTAAATATTCAGGTAGTATTTTAGTTGCTGGAGACAATTTTGGTTGTGGTAGTAGTAGGGAACATGCTGCATGGGCTCTAACGGATTATGGATTTAGAGTAATTGTTTCTAGTTATTTTGCTGATATTTTTAAAGGAAATGCTCTAAACAATGGTTTATTACCAATACAAGTAACACCTTTATTTTTAATTGAAACCTTAGAATTATTAAAATCTAATCCTCAAACTCAAATTGAAATCAATCTAGAATCGCAAACTATCACAGTACTTGATTTAAATAAAACTGAGAACTTTGAGATAGATCCTTACAAAAAAATCTGCCTAATAAATGGTTATGATGATATTGATTTTTTAATTAGCAACAAACCTCTTATTGAGGCTTTTGAAAAATCAAAGATTTCTTTTAAAAATAAAGCAACAATATAA
- a CDS encoding TonB-dependent receptor plug domain-containing protein, with amino-acid sequence MKITNKVGVALLALSSIQAISQEHKKNTEVNKLNEVEVTATSQSDKTLLKQAASISKLESKEIQRGTGLFFDDAVNTNIPGMFMQRRTVSAGQTFNIRGYGNGVRGTNGTNSNFDSQGVKVYLNNIPVTDAEGITLMDDIDFNSIGEVEVLKGPAGSLYGLAIAGAVNLKTIKPEAGKISLSQNTLFGSYGLRRLTSQIAVGSEKASF; translated from the coding sequence ATGAAAATCACCAATAAAGTAGGAGTCGCTTTATTAGCACTCTCTTCAATTCAAGCCATTTCTCAAGAACATAAGAAAAATACAGAAGTAAACAAACTAAATGAAGTAGAGGTTACAGCTACTTCACAATCTGATAAAACATTATTAAAACAGGCAGCATCTATTTCTAAATTAGAATCAAAAGAAATCCAACGCGGTACAGGGTTGTTTTTTGATGATGCAGTAAATACAAATATTCCAGGAATGTTTATGCAACGTCGTACTGTATCCGCTGGTCAAACTTTTAATATTCGTGGATATGGAAATGGAGTAAGAGGAACGAATGGAACGAATAGTAATTTTGATTCACAAGGTGTAAAAGTATATTTAAATAATATTCCTGTAACGGATGCGGAAGGAATTACCTTAATGGATGATATTGATTTTAATTCTATAGGGGAAGTTGAGGTTTTAAAAGGACCCGCAGGTTCATTATATGGATTAGCTATTGCTGGTGCTGTAAATTTAAAAACTATTAAACCTGAAGCAGGAAAAATCTCCCTCTCCCAGAATACTCTGTTTGGAAGTTATGGCTTAAGACGTTTAACATCACAAATAGCTGTGGGTAGCGAAAAAGCATCTTTTTAG
- a CDS encoding heme/hemin ABC transporter substrate-binding protein, whose protein sequence is MRKIILSILTLSFIISCKRFNNEDNQNIGTERIVCIAKQYTEIIFALGAQKDIVAVDLSSTYPAEVKKLPTVGYHRALSAEAILAQKPTLILEDNNIGPEHVVDQLKKLQIPMKQFGEYAKSLEGTDSLITEMGKYFHKEKQAKKLCDDLKIDMDKAFATAKKYAKKPKVLVIHYGQASNVFLVMTSKSVGAKMIEWAGGVLSIQDEKGMKHLSPELVAASDPDVILMTDFGYDKLNGDLNKIKDLPGVASTKAFKNKKIYRIEEHDLVYMGPRTGKNVLLIQELIHRGE, encoded by the coding sequence ATGAGAAAAATAATTTTATCTATACTAACACTAAGTTTCATTATTAGTTGTAAACGCTTTAATAATGAGGATAATCAAAATATAGGAACTGAACGTATTGTATGTATTGCAAAACAATATACCGAAATTATTTTTGCATTAGGTGCTCAAAAGGATATTGTCGCCGTTGATTTATCCAGTACATATCCAGCAGAGGTTAAAAAATTACCTACAGTAGGCTATCATCGTGCGCTAAGTGCAGAAGCTATTTTAGCTCAAAAACCAACGTTAATCCTAGAAGATAATAATATAGGTCCAGAACATGTTGTAGATCAACTAAAAAAATTGCAAATTCCAATGAAACAATTTGGAGAATATGCAAAATCTCTAGAAGGTACTGATTCTTTGATTACTGAAATGGGAAAGTATTTTCATAAAGAAAAACAAGCTAAAAAATTGTGCGACGATTTAAAAATAGATATGGATAAAGCATTCGCTACAGCAAAAAAATATGCTAAAAAGCCAAAAGTATTAGTGATTCATTATGGACAAGCATCCAATGTCTTTTTAGTTATGACGAGTAAGAGTGTAGGTGCTAAAATGATAGAATGGGCTGGAGGAGTATTATCTATTCAAGATGAAAAAGGAATGAAACATTTGTCACCAGAATTAGTTGCCGCTTCAGATCCTGACGTAATATTAATGACTGATTTTGGATATGATAAATTAAACGGTGATTTAAATAAGATCAAAGATTTACCAGGTGTTGCGAGCACTAAAGCATTTAAAAATAAAAAAATTTATAGAATTGAAGAGCATGATTTAGTATATATGGGACCTCGTACAGGTAAAAATGTATTATTAATTCAAGAGTTAATTCATAGAGGAGAATAG
- the der gene encoding ribosome biogenesis GTPase Der: MNNIVAIVGRPNVGKSTFFNRLIQRREAIVDSVAGVTRDRIYGKSEWNGKEFSVIDTGGYIKGSDDIFEGEIRKQVELAIDEADAIIFVVDVEEGITPMDEEVAKLLRKVTKPVLLAVNKVDTGKRMDDALEFYNLGLGDYFTIAGMSGSGTGELLDKLVEVLPEMPEVVEEENPLPRFCVVGRPNAGKSSFINALIGEDRFVVTDIAGTTRDAIDTKYNRFGFEFNLVDTAGIRRKSKVKEDLEFYSVMRSVRAIEHSDVCILMIDATRGFEGQDQNIFWLAEKNRKGIVILVNKWDLVEKDTMTTKLYEAKIREQIAPFTDVPIIFVSALTKQRLLKALEAAVQVYENKKQRIPTSKFNEHMLNIIEHMPPPALKGKYIKIKYCMQLPTQSPQFVFFANLPQYVKDPYKRFLENKIRNNWNFEGVPIDIYIREK; this comes from the coding sequence ATGAATAATATCGTAGCCATTGTAGGAAGACCTAATGTAGGGAAATCAACTTTTTTTAACCGATTAATTCAACGTCGTGAAGCTATTGTAGATTCTGTTGCAGGGGTAACGCGTGACCGTATTTATGGAAAAAGTGAATGGAACGGAAAGGAGTTTTCTGTAATCGACACAGGTGGTTATATCAAAGGTTCTGATGATATTTTTGAGGGTGAAATACGCAAACAAGTTGAATTGGCTATAGATGAAGCAGACGCTATTATTTTTGTAGTAGATGTAGAAGAAGGCATCACTCCTATGGATGAAGAAGTAGCTAAATTACTACGAAAAGTAACAAAACCTGTACTTCTAGCTGTAAATAAAGTAGACACAGGTAAGCGCATGGATGATGCTCTTGAGTTTTATAATTTAGGCCTAGGAGATTACTTTACTATTGCTGGTATGAGCGGTAGTGGCACAGGAGAACTATTAGATAAATTAGTAGAGGTACTACCTGAGATGCCAGAAGTAGTCGAAGAAGAAAATCCTTTACCACGTTTTTGCGTAGTAGGTCGTCCTAACGCTGGTAAATCTTCATTTATAAATGCGCTAATTGGAGAAGATCGTTTTGTGGTAACAGATATTGCGGGAACTACGCGTGATGCAATTGACACTAAATACAATCGTTTTGGTTTTGAGTTCAACTTAGTTGACACAGCAGGTATTCGTCGTAAATCAAAAGTTAAAGAAGATTTAGAATTTTACTCTGTAATGCGTTCTGTTCGCGCTATTGAACACAGCGATGTTTGCATCTTAATGATAGATGCTACTAGAGGCTTTGAAGGACAAGATCAAAACATTTTTTGGTTAGCTGAAAAAAATCGTAAAGGAATTGTTATTCTAGTTAACAAATGGGACTTGGTTGAAAAAGATACTATGACCACTAAATTATACGAGGCTAAAATTCGTGAACAAATAGCTCCTTTTACAGATGTGCCTATTATTTTCGTTTCAGCATTAACTAAACAACGTTTATTAAAAGCTTTAGAAGCGGCAGTTCAAGTATACGAAAATAAAAAGCAACGCATTCCTACTTCTAAGTTCAACGAACATATGCTAAATATCATAGAACATATGCCACCACCTGCACTTAAAGGTAAATACATAAAAATTAAATATTGTATGCAGCTTCCTACACAATCTCCACAATTTGTGTTTTTTGCTAACTTACCACAATATGTAAAAGATCCTTATAAACGTTTCCTAGAAAACAAAATCCGAAATAATTGGAATTTCGAAGGAGTTCCCATTGATATATATATAAGAGAAAAATAA
- a CDS encoding M43 family zinc metalloprotease: MKKTLILITLLLSIRGSLSAQVLECGTKEQNEITQRKNPDALRKKNEFEIFTKNFVEDLHKNKSTNNKVSTTYIIPVVFHVYGTTQSGKSVTYEKIVNALNAVNNDFNGLNDDFNTVETFFQPRRATLNIQFRLAKIDPNGGNTTGVVFHTVKNGYGNGGGYDDQIAADAWDNKKYVNVYIQNDLYNQNIYNNSGVAWYPDINMTNSNTARIVFNGAYLLGNTDKEFSSTLTHEFGHFFNLIHTFENGCTGTDQVDDTPKEDGQHTLNCTPGTNCDGDKVNIENYMGYNGARGCYKMFTRGQVDRMTAAMQHEARISLWQNSNLLATGVYDNQLATINAPLSIYKENLNNNGSFSQINDLTLTGGKTFSVSSGKLIEGTHYTLVNFPQGLTPVITISSNTKATLTIEGNAQNHQVSNNILASIKFLPAAFTGGINNLISDKLNIKLEFLDPYGIFLAKGEVDWVVTPSQTWHFFSTEKGDDRSYGFWLYQTDKYKLETYGKRLICNTSTRNITRLAKGTEINSSSNFTAPGAYPNQLDMINPSYNDWRGQTGYIGYEYKIDGNTCYGYFKVEPVSGSEGYRITEYAYNTQPGAPIKAGEKDLQSLLTPPTNLTSSINKNIIVLNWTDKNTTEDGFYVEKSINGGAYQIITTLAPNTSTYSDNSINGGTTYKYRVNAYKGTEKSGYSNETTIITPSDYIDYCKVNSKNTYEYIKSIKLGTFSNLSGADIEGYGNYTSKIINLKSGEQVSALLTPGFTASALNESWTIWIDYNDNKLFENSEIVLKTALTNKEYAGTFSIPSTTKGTFRMRITMRYNDTTNTPCGNINNGEIEDYTVQIQEPNTTLETPYAYLNGGISKTGFYALWDTVTNATNYEVQLNTSGSWYTVGTSTTYYLYVSKPGSSTQFQFRVKALNSTAQSNWSNPVNVTLPLSGPINTSESKLIISPNPATDQVTFTTAENLLNNSRIEIYNNLGQLVRVTEQMENYSVQNLPRGLYEVKLISKEGVQDTKRIFLK, encoded by the coding sequence ATGAAAAAAACATTAATCTTAATCACCCTCTTATTAAGTATTAGAGGGAGTTTATCAGCCCAAGTTCTAGAATGCGGAACAAAAGAACAAAACGAAATAACGCAAAGAAAAAATCCTGATGCCTTAAGAAAAAAAAACGAGTTTGAAATCTTTACTAAAAACTTTGTAGAAGATTTACATAAAAACAAAAGTACAAACAACAAAGTAAGCACTACTTATATTATTCCTGTTGTTTTTCACGTTTACGGCACAACACAAAGCGGAAAAAGTGTAACCTACGAAAAAATTGTTAACGCATTAAATGCTGTTAATAATGATTTTAACGGACTTAATGATGATTTCAATACTGTTGAAACTTTTTTCCAACCTCGTAGAGCAACACTAAACATTCAATTTAGATTAGCAAAAATCGATCCTAATGGAGGCAATACTACAGGTGTTGTTTTTCATACGGTAAAAAATGGTTATGGAAACGGAGGCGGATATGATGATCAAATTGCAGCTGACGCTTGGGACAATAAAAAATATGTGAATGTTTATATACAAAATGACTTATATAATCAAAACATATACAATAACTCTGGTGTTGCTTGGTATCCAGACATTAATATGACGAACAGCAATACAGCCAGAATTGTTTTTAACGGTGCTTATTTATTAGGAAATACAGACAAAGAGTTCTCTTCTACTCTTACGCATGAATTTGGGCATTTCTTTAACTTAATTCACACATTTGAAAATGGTTGCACAGGAACTGATCAAGTAGACGATACACCTAAAGAAGACGGTCAACACACTTTAAACTGTACGCCTGGTACAAATTGTGATGGAGACAAAGTAAATATAGAAAACTATATGGGCTACAATGGAGCAAGAGGTTGCTATAAAATGTTTACTAGAGGTCAAGTTGATCGAATGACAGCTGCAATGCAACATGAAGCAAGAATTAGTCTTTGGCAAAATTCTAATTTATTAGCAACTGGAGTATATGATAATCAACTAGCTACAATTAATGCTCCTTTAAGCATTTACAAAGAAAATTTAAACAACAATGGTTCTTTCTCGCAAATAAATGACCTAACTCTAACTGGAGGGAAAACTTTTTCTGTATCATCAGGAAAACTAATTGAAGGAACTCATTATACATTAGTAAATTTCCCTCAAGGATTAACCCCTGTTATAACTATAAGTAGTAATACTAAAGCCACGTTAACAATAGAAGGTAATGCACAAAATCATCAAGTTAGCAATAACATCTTAGCAAGTATAAAGTTTCTTCCTGCTGCTTTTACTGGAGGCATTAATAATTTAATATCAGACAAATTAAATATCAAATTAGAGTTTTTAGATCCTTATGGAATATTTCTAGCTAAAGGTGAAGTAGACTGGGTCGTAACACCTAGCCAAACATGGCATTTTTTCAGCACAGAAAAAGGAGATGATAGATCATATGGCTTTTGGTTATATCAAACGGATAAATACAAATTAGAAACATATGGCAAACGTTTAATTTGCAACACAAGCACTAGAAATATTACACGTTTAGCAAAAGGAACAGAAATAAATAGCAGTTCTAACTTTACAGCACCTGGGGCTTATCCAAATCAATTAGACATGATCAATCCTTCTTACAATGATTGGAGAGGACAAACAGGATATATAGGTTATGAATACAAAATTGATGGTAATACTTGTTATGGATATTTTAAAGTAGAACCTGTTAGTGGATCAGAAGGCTATAGAATTACAGAATATGCTTACAATACACAACCTGGAGCACCTATAAAAGCAGGTGAAAAAGATTTGCAGTCTTTATTAACACCTCCTACAAACCTTACCTCTAGTATTAACAAAAATATTATAGTCTTAAACTGGACTGACAAAAACACTACAGAAGATGGATTTTATGTAGAAAAATCTATTAATGGCGGAGCTTATCAGATAATTACAACTTTAGCTCCCAATACTTCTACCTATTCAGATAATTCTATTAATGGTGGTACTACTTATAAATACCGTGTTAATGCGTATAAAGGAACTGAAAAATCAGGTTATTCAAACGAAACTACCATTATAACTCCTAGTGATTATATTGATTATTGTAAAGTCAATTCAAAAAATACTTATGAATATATCAAATCTATTAAATTAGGAACTTTCAGCAATCTTTCTGGAGCTGATATTGAAGGATATGGTAATTACACATCTAAAATCATTAACTTAAAATCTGGAGAACAGGTAAGCGCATTACTTACACCAGGTTTTACAGCTTCTGCTTTAAATGAATCTTGGACAATTTGGATTGATTATAATGACAACAAACTATTTGAAAACTCAGAAATTGTTTTAAAAACAGCACTAACAAACAAAGAGTACGCTGGAACATTTTCTATACCATCTACAACAAAAGGGACTTTCCGTATGCGTATCACAATGCGTTATAATGACACTACTAATACTCCATGCGGTAATATTAACAATGGAGAAATTGAAGATTATACAGTACAAATACAAGAACCTAATACTACATTAGAAACACCTTATGCTTATTTAAATGGTGGAATTTCAAAAACAGGGTTTTATGCTTTATGGGATACGGTAACGAATGCTACTAACTACGAAGTACAATTAAACACTTCTGGATCTTGGTATACAGTAGGTACCTCAACTACATACTACTTATATGTTTCAAAACCAGGATCAAGCACACAATTTCAATTTAGAGTAAAAGCACTTAATTCCACAGCACAAAGCAACTGGAGTAATCCGGTAAACGTAACCTTACCTTTATCAGGTCCTATAAACACAAGTGAATCTAAATTAATTATTTCACCAAATCCTGCAACTGACCAAGTAACATTTACTACAGCTGAAAATCTACTAAACAACAGTCGTATTGAAATTTATAATAACTTAGGTCAATTAGTAAGAGTAACTGAACAAATGGAAAATTATTCCGTACAAAATTTACCTAGAGGTTTATATGAAGTTAAATTAATTTCAAAAGAAGGAGTTCAAGATACTAAACGTATATTCCTAAAATAA
- a CDS encoding TonB-dependent receptor → MNHTASKKDFVNVFADFNLNNKQKINTYVGYTNSYEERNGELTIAQYQNLDYSGNPAYIKNNAHSNVISFRAGLNHFYQLCKNLSNSTSIFGSGISSNVSSAGGWTDKLPINYGFRSTFDSKWDLGNEFKLSGITGVEMQMQNAQTMAYPMGNPVNAEGYNTIGLLRSNLYVLSKTNSVFTEWTLNLPYDFSVTAGISSNYMGIDSNDRFPYLYNALGNPQITQNTKPLNFSVSYNDLYSPKVAINKVFYKTVSLYASYNKAYKAPVSGYLFIPEINQPNTNLRPEIGEQIEVGTKGKLLDGRLGFEFAAFRTEFKDKMSTVSVTDPSNTTKLYTYMINGGSQLHKGVEGNLKFEMIKTGNSILKSLAPFVNGSYSDFKYQDYKFSRTTTGANTAQNIYDFSGLSVLGTPKWVANAGVDFVTQLGIYGNVTFNHRGASNFAYVPVDRTKSNLDVSTADKYNLLHAKLGVKINVINHLDLDVFSGVNNITNVQYYQMVFVNQMPDAYIPAPLKATFFGGVNLKYTF, encoded by the coding sequence ATGAATCATACGGCTTCTAAAAAAGATTTTGTAAATGTATTTGCTGATTTTAATCTTAATAATAAGCAAAAAATAAATACATATGTTGGTTATACTAATAGTTATGAGGAAAGAAATGGAGAGTTAACAATAGCTCAGTATCAAAATTTAGATTATTCAGGAAACCCAGCGTATATTAAAAATAATGCTCATAGTAACGTAATTAGTTTTAGAGCAGGATTAAATCATTTTTATCAACTTTGTAAAAATTTAAGTAATTCTACTTCTATTTTTGGTTCAGGTATTAGTAGTAATGTAAGTTCTGCTGGAGGATGGACAGATAAATTACCAATTAATTATGGCTTCCGTTCTACTTTTGATAGTAAATGGGATTTAGGAAATGAATTTAAATTATCAGGAATTACAGGTGTTGAAATGCAAATGCAAAATGCGCAAACAATGGCATATCCAATGGGAAATCCTGTTAATGCAGAAGGATATAATACAATAGGGCTTCTAAGAAGTAATTTATATGTGCTTTCTAAAACAAATTCTGTATTTACAGAATGGACGCTGAATTTACCATATGATTTTTCAGTAACAGCTGGAATTAGTTCAAATTATATGGGAATAGATTCAAATGATAGATTTCCTTATTTGTACAATGCTTTAGGGAATCCACAAATTACCCAGAATACAAAACCTTTAAATTTTAGTGTATCTTATAATGATCTGTATTCTCCAAAAGTAGCTATTAATAAAGTATTTTATAAAACTGTGTCTCTTTATGCTTCTTATAATAAAGCTTATAAAGCACCTGTAAGTGGTTATTTGTTTATTCCTGAAATAAATCAACCCAATACTAATTTACGTCCAGAAATTGGAGAACAAATCGAAGTAGGAACTAAAGGGAAACTTTTAGATGGTCGTTTAGGATTTGAGTTTGCAGCTTTTAGAACAGAATTTAAAGATAAGATGTCAACAGTTTCTGTTACAGATCCAAGTAATACAACTAAATTATACACTTATATGATTAATGGAGGAAGTCAATTGCATAAAGGCGTAGAAGGTAACTTAAAATTTGAAATGATAAAAACAGGAAATAGTATCTTAAAATCATTAGCACCTTTTGTAAATGGGTCTTATTCTGATTTTAAATACCAAGATTATAAATTTAGTAGAACAACTACGGGAGCTAATACAGCTCAAAATATTTATGATTTTTCAGGATTAAGCGTTTTAGGAACTCCTAAATGGGTTGCTAATGCAGGTGTAGATTTTGTTACTCAATTAGGTATATACGGAAACGTAACATTTAATCATAGAGGAGCGTCTAATTTTGCATACGTTCCTGTAGATAGAACAAAATCTAATTTAGATGTTTCTACAGCAGATAAATACAACTTGTTACATGCTAAATTAGGGGTTAAAATAAATGTAATTAACCACTTAGATTTAGATGTTTTTTCAGGTGTTAATAATATAACGAATGTACAGTACTATCAGATGGTCTTCGTTAATCAAATGCCAGATGCTTATATTCCAGCTCCTTTAAAAGCAACTTTCTTTGGAGGCGTAAATTTAAAATATACTTTTTAA
- the leuC gene encoding 3-isopropylmalate dehydratase large subunit yields MKKKTLFDKVWDSHVVSTIPNGPQILYIDKHLIHEVTSPQAFAELEERNIPIFRPDLIVATADHNVPTINQHLPIKDELSRQQVEELTKNCKQNNITLYGLGHQYQGIVHVIAPELGITLPGMTMVCGDSHTSTHGAFGTIAFGIGTSQVAQVFASQCLLLNKPKSLRVNVNGKLVEGVTPKDVILYIISKIGTNAGTGYFCEYAGNIFSEMSMEGRMTICNMSIEMGARGGMIAPDEITFEYIKDKKFAPKGQELEEKIAYWKTLPTDEGAVFDKEYHFNAEDIAPMITYGTNPGMGIKITEAVPFLDNDPSFDKAIEYMGFSKGEYLLNKTINHVFIGSCTNSRIEDFRAAAHYIKGKQKAANVNALIVPGSQLVAQQIKEEGLTQIFEEAGFEIRQPGCSACLAMNDDKIPAGEYCVSTSNRNFEGRQGQGARTLLASPVLAAAIAIEGKIVVV; encoded by the coding sequence ATGAAGAAGAAAACCTTATTTGATAAAGTCTGGGATAGCCATGTTGTTAGTACCATACCTAACGGTCCACAAATCTTATATATTGACAAACATTTAATACATGAAGTAACAAGCCCTCAAGCATTTGCTGAATTAGAGGAACGAAATATTCCTATTTTTAGACCTGATCTAATTGTGGCAACAGCTGACCACAATGTACCTACTATTAATCAGCATTTACCTATTAAAGATGAACTATCAAGACAACAAGTAGAGGAGCTAACAAAAAATTGTAAGCAAAATAATATTACCCTTTATGGTTTAGGTCATCAATACCAAGGAATTGTTCACGTAATAGCTCCCGAATTAGGAATTACATTACCAGGAATGACTATGGTATGTGGAGATAGTCATACCTCTACTCATGGTGCCTTCGGGACAATTGCTTTTGGAATAGGAACCAGCCAAGTAGCTCAAGTTTTTGCAAGTCAATGTTTATTATTAAACAAACCGAAAAGCTTACGTGTTAATGTAAATGGAAAATTAGTAGAAGGTGTCACTCCAAAAGATGTTATTTTATACATTATATCCAAAATAGGTACTAATGCAGGCACTGGTTACTTTTGTGAATATGCCGGTAATATTTTTAGTGAAATGTCTATGGAAGGACGTATGACCATCTGCAATATGAGTATTGAAATGGGAGCAAGAGGAGGAATGATTGCTCCAGACGAAATCACTTTTGAATACATAAAAGACAAGAAATTCGCTCCTAAAGGACAAGAATTAGAAGAAAAAATAGCCTATTGGAAAACGCTCCCTACTGATGAAGGAGCTGTTTTTGATAAAGAATATCATTTTAATGCTGAGGATATTGCTCCTATGATTACATATGGAACTAATCCGGGAATGGGTATAAAAATAACAGAGGCGGTTCCCTTTCTAGACAATGATCCCTCTTTTGACAAGGCTATAGAATATATGGGATTCAGCAAAGGAGAATATTTATTAAATAAAACTATTAATCACGTTTTTATAGGTAGTTGTACAAACTCCCGCATTGAAGATTTTAGAGCAGCAGCTCACTATATAAAAGGAAAACAAAAAGCAGCAAACGTTAACGCATTAATTGTTCCTGGTTCACAACTAGTAGCTCAACAAATTAAGGAAGAAGGTTTAACTCAAATTTTTGAAGAAGCCGGTTTTGAAATCAGGCAACCAGGTTGTTCTGCTTGTTTAGCAATGAATGATGATAAAATTCCTGCTGGAGAATATTGTGTTTCTACCTCTAATCGAAATTTTGAAGGTAGGCAAGGACAAGGAGCAAGAACCTTATTAGCTAGTCCTGTTTTAGCAGCGGCTATTGCAATTGAAGGTAAAATTGTCGTAGTATAA